Sequence from the Festucalex cinctus isolate MCC-2025b chromosome 21, RoL_Fcin_1.0, whole genome shotgun sequence genome:
gagccaatggcagggcagctttttcatgttgaggaaaaaaaaaaccttaggtatcggtatggtatcggtatcggccgatactgcaaggctggatatcggtatcggggtccaaaaaacggtatcggaacaacactagaaatTACTCTGttaatgactaaaatatgcagccatatttccagTAGTGTAACAttcttttccacttttatgttaacaagagtatgaaaacttgtgaaaaaaatattttgtacattttattgtacatttaaaacagatataaaatgtatgattaatcgtgagttagctattgaagtcatgcgattaattaggaTCAAACATTTGAATCGCCTGACACCTGTAAGCGTATAGTTGTTGGCAAGTCTGCCTGAAATTTCGAAGGTTCTTGAAATCTCAACTGAGAGAGGCTCCAGCTCATCCATAATACGCATGATGACAAGCACCATAGAAAACAGATGATAATATTTTAACTTTGTCCAAGCTCTGACACAGTGCTAACAGAACAATCGAGGTGTCCTGGATGGTCCAAAAATATCAGAAACCACCATTGTAGGTAACTTGGGGTCACCATCGAGTTGCTGTTCTCCTCATGTCAAGCCActcaaataaaagagagaaattAAAATAACATTCCAAAGAGGTCTAAGaccatatgtatatatttaggaAATGAGGCAGACTGCATCATTTTATCCCAAAGaacgttaactcatttgctcccaataatgtgtaaatacgttttttttaaatgttgtgtcccaaagacgtatttatacgtttttgtttgtttgtttgtttgtttttatgctagagcatacagaaggccaaaacggaaacagatagaaacatacttctttttttcctgatgaaagaagagactttaatctttcttttggtaggttccatacttttatagcaattgaacacaatattctgtgggccttgcaaaatcagtcaaaatccagtaaaacagccgggagcgaacgggattgcttctgtgaaaatggctgggagtgaatgagttaacagcagTCATACTGGCCGCAAAAAGAGTTGCTGCGTGACGTAACCATCATCTCAGCACGGAACGTGAACGCGAGGACGTCAGCTTTCCGTCTGCTACCACATCATGGTCGGCCTGCTTCTTGCAGACATGTTGTGAGTAGTGCTTGTGGCGAGCTAAACGTAGTCTTATGTTTATGTAAAGCAAAGCGCTTGATGTCATGGAAACTGTGAGAGTAGAAGGAGCCAGACTTGTCGTCTGATAGTCACTGACAAATCAATCGATACTCATAAAGTATTATTAGTATGCTTATAAACAGACTTGATAAGTGCGCAAAGTGCTGTGTTTTGCAGCTATTCGTCTGGTAATTGAAAGTTTCTCATGTTCGGCCAAGTAGTATAGAAGTAACATTATATGGAGAGTGATGAAAAATGAATTCTTAATGAGACTACATTTTCCCCCCACATATTTTATTAAACTTGTGTAAGCTGCAAAAACATGGCAGAaaatctgttttattttctgttgaTTTAGCAGTTATCAACTCAGgttcaaataatttaaaaatgaatattagcgatttaattttgaaataaaatattgaaatatgACATATTTGAATACAATCCTTTTTTGGGCATTATCACTTTAAGTTGTTCTTATAATTTGTAGGGATtttcaaaaacacttttttcatGCCAaaaccagtacgagtactcaactcgtgAAtggtcaccgatactgataccaagtaccgataccagtagtactttTGATAGATAAAATTGCACAAtgccagataattttaaagaaagaccaatatagcattttccccctaaaattgaaatgaatggcaattatCTGttcataaaacagccacaagagggtggccGATACTGTTATTTATACTCGATTTGTATTCTGATTTATGAAATTGAGTAACGACGATTATAATTTACAATAGTGTCATCCCTTTAATTTTCAaagtatttattatatatatatatttgaaattaTCTTTCTTTCATGTTTGATTGTAAGAAATTGTACTGCCCATGTTAGAAAAATTTAAACTTGACAGTATACAGTATCTCATAAATAATAGATCAGATGAAACAATTACTTTTACATTTACTGGGATCTGATCTGAAAGTCTGCCTGCCTTTGATTGATACCGTCACAAGGATGTATTAATTCAGCAATATGTTTTGTAAGaacattattatttacaatatatgaataaataatgaaaatagttCAAGAAAATTGACACGGACAAGTTGTTTGTGTTGAAACTGTATTCAGATTCAAACGATCTTTCTAAACCAATAAATAATCTCATCACTTCTTGTCCAAAGAGTCATTGTGAGATATTTACattataaattaaataagaGAAAACATTCAGCATATTTTTAGATATGACAAACAAATTGCATGTGAAGCAGGATTTAAAGCATATTGTACTTATGCTACATGAGGTAAAAACATGGGGACATTTATTATCCTGATATGTAAACAATGTGTTTTTCAAACTGATATACACATGACAAGTATTTGGACTGCATGGTTTTTAACAGTTTTACAAACAGAAGCATTCAGCTCGCTGTTTCCACTGTCATTCAAACACCAAATCTGATTTTCGGACATGAAATATATGGCACCTAATGAAACAGCCCActgacaaataaatacaaagagccattgatatttttttttacaccatggAAATGTTCGCCGTTCCCATGTTGAGTCAACCATTATTCCGATGTTTCCGTGAACTGGAGGCGAATGGGGCAATGGAGCAACACATTCTCTTACGGCCAATGGAAATCCAAGACAGATTAACCAACAAAGCCAATTGCGCGTGAGACATTTCGGCCGCAAACATCGGCTTGATGTTTAACCAGACACGGAACCTTTGTCGCCTCTGCAGGAAGAAGGGAATTCAGTTCACCGCCATTCAAATAACACGGCCTTTGCCTCTTGGCTGTGTGGACATCGGTTCGTGAACATTCTTGGAAAACAACATGCTCCAGTGTCAAGAACAGCTGTAGATCAGCATTCTGTGCTTTCGTGTCAAGGTTGGAGCATCATCCTTTAGAGAAAAAGACCCATCAGCGTCAGATATTGTCAGCTCCCGTTGGTTATAATCACAGACGTGGCCTTGTGTCCCTGCATCTGCTCGGCCTGCATCCTCATGTGAGACGCCACGTCATACTGGACTCCTCCGCAGGCTAGTCCGGAGTAACTCCTTAGGCTTTCGGGGTCGTACAGGTGCTCCAAGGAGTACCCAGTCAATGCATAGGCTGCTTGCCTGTCCAAAGGCTGCCTTTCTTGGGATGGATAAACCAAAGGGCTCCCTTGAGGTTGTGACTGATGAGGGGACAGATCCGTCTGCATGTAGTCTTTGGTGAGGGTAAGACCAGATCTGGGGATGACGTCAGAGCTGGGGCTGCTAAGGCGAGAGAGGGAACCAGGACTGGTTGTGTTTTCGTCGTTGTCCAGAGGACCGGGTACTTTTACCCGATGATGGAGGCGCTCAGAAGGAAGGTCAATGCTCGGAGCACCCGGGCCTCGGCACACCACACTGGGCATGCTGAGCTGCAAGTGGTGGGGTAGGGACGAGTTAAAACATGGACTGTGAGTCTTTGAGACGTCGAGCGGCGGTTTGTGCTGCTGAAGACGGCTTTCTTCCTCTTTGATCATCTGTTGCGTGGCGCGGATTAGGGTCTCCATCTTACTGGGCTCCCGAGGACTGGCTTGGAATTGGTCCCCGTGGTACCGCTCGCCGGAATCACTGGTGGACCCTCCGCCATCCGGTGAACTCATGATGCTGTCTTCATCCCAGTGGCCTCGTCCTGTTTACATCAGACAAGAAAACATGTTACACTTCCTGCTTGCGTTTACCTCTCATATATTTCACTGGCAAGAATACTCTCTGGTCTGAATGTGCATATGGAATCATACAACGTCTTGGCAGGCAACAGTGGTTTGGGGCTGTGCATTGTGAAATTACTTGGCTTTCAATTTGAGGCAATTTTTGAACAGATGGTAGCAATCGACACACTGGCAAGAGACGGCATAAACAACTTAGCATGTCCCATAATAACATTTGGAAAACAGCTACCAGGGGCAGCAAGGCTACAAGCTATTTCCAGAGACAGATGGTTGCGGCCTCAACCCTAACACCTCACCGTGGAAGGCGGCATGGTAGGACGTGATTTCGTAGCCCTCGCTGCTTTCCGCAGATGGTTTCGGAAGGGCCAGCACGGAACGGGTGGCATCCCACCACACTTCTCTTCCTGACTGGGGGGCTCCAAGGAAGTATCGTCCGCTTTGACATCGAACCCGATCGCAGGCGGCCGCATGAGGGCGGGTCTGGGCGTGAGCAAGGTCCTCTTCCAGTAGACCCAAGCCGTAGCACAGGGAGCCCGAGTCCGGATACAGTCGGTAGGCGCACGACGCCTCTGCTGCCTCACTCGGATCCAACAATTGAGGCGAGGCAGCCTCCGTCAGCGGGCTTCCTCCCCACTGGCTTTCTTGGTCTGACTCCGAACGCTCTGGATTGAATGCTGCAAACTGCTGCAGAGCCACAAGAAAGCAAGATGTGATTGGATGCTCTTCGCTTTGTTCAGTTCTAGAAAATGGAATTTATTACCTGTGGGTAGGGCGACACTCTGGCTTTAGCTTTCGACTGGGTCAGACGCGACTTTGTGCTCTTCCTGTCCTCGTTGAGACTTTCAGCGTAAGGGAAAGCTGGCTTGGTGGGGCTCATTTGGTCTAGGGACAGCTGCATTCCCTTGTATTCGGTGTCCCTTTTacacataaacacaaaataCTGTGAGGTGCTAAGAAGAAAAGCTTAAGCTAATATTTATCCTAATATCCTGCCACCGATTGACCCTGTTAAGTGATGGGATAACAGGACTTAGCCCTTGGTTTGCTGTGGTCTATCATGATCGTGTTTTCTTCAGAATGCTTCGGATACAATTTTCAAATGCTCCTCCAGCTTTGTTGATTTTAAAAGATATATGGCACAAAAGGGTAGTGAATCAGTCCAAAACAGTCTCACTCAAGAATTCAACAAGTTATTTTGAAACTTggattaaagggaaaaaaaacactcattgtttttatattttctgaTATTTGTCTCGGCAGACCGCTTAGCAAACATTTTAACCATAAATTCAAGAATTCTATCAATTTCAAATATTATCCAGGACCAGATGTTGGAACCCATGCAAATCAGTCTCGCCAAAGATTTTGTTCTCCGTATGTCAAAGTAAAAACTGTTGATATTGTAGGTTGTCCAAAACAACGGGTCAGCGCAAATGTGTCtccaagacacatttaatataTCAAAGTAAAGGGCtgcttttttaaaacaatattctaAATTGATCAAGTGAAACATGACTATTGAAGCCAGCGTCCTGGTACTGAACTCAAGCCAGAGTCAGTGCAGATGGAGCGACAAGGCTCCTGTGTCAAGTGCTCAGCAAACATGAGCCTATTATAACTTATCACATCAACAGTATGTAATAGCAGCTGCCTGGCATTTTAAACCCCATGGCCCATACCTGACCCCGCGTAGCCCGCCTCTTTAATAGGACTCTAAATATGACCCATTCTTTATGTACAACACCTCAGGAGAAAGGCTGTGTTTGGATAGCCACCAGCGAGCGAGTGTTATTTGCTCTTGCGAGGTAAAGTTGCGCCGCTTTCGGGGGGGTTGCATCCTATCTGCACCCTGCTGACTCGTGGCTGAGCCAATAATGTCGGGCCATTGTGCAAACTCAGCTGTGTTAGCCGAATTCCACCTCGGGGTCAATGTCAGACCACCTCGCGCCTGAAATGCACCACCACTGCGGCTGCTGACATGTTTTATTAATGGCTTTTTGTTGGGTGCTTGTTAGTAATTGTTTTTCTCTCAAATGTTAAAACAATGCAGTCACGCTGTTTTCTTCATAATGGATTCAAGAACTAAAATGACATGCACTTAAATGTAACACGTTGATGAGCCAAACCTAACAAGGCGAATCCAACGTGTACTAGCTGGGAGATAGCTATTGATTCCAAGTTCCCCGTTCGATCGACTTTGCTTTCCTTACGCTGCCAATCGATAGCGGCAGTAGAGGTTTTTTGATGGGGTTCAACCCCGATGTTTGTCTTGCTGTCTCGAAGGGTCTGAGTGTGATTTGTGCTCTCATAACAACAACTTCCAGGAGCCCTGCTGCGGCAGTGTTGGGTGGATTTGTCAAGAGAGGCTATATAGTGATGTATCTTTTTCAGGCTACATTTAATAATTCCAATTCTATCATCTATATTATATCACAGGGAGGCATGGTGtgggagtggttagcacgttcgcctcaCAGTACTGAGgtttcgggttcgagtccaggccttcctgggtggagtttgcatgttctccccgtgcccgcgtgggtcttctccgggtactccggtctcctcccgcattcaaaagacatgcatggcaggttaattggacgctccgaattgtccctcggtgtgcgagTGTAGATAGTTGTTTGCCTCtgtgtaccccgtctactgcccttagccagctgagataggctccagcaccccccgcgacccttgtgaggagtaagcggttcagaaaatggatagatggatggatggatattatatcACGTTAAATTGGGAAAAATTCCACTTACACTATGGGAGAGGACGGTGCCTTGCTCAAGAGCACCTGGACAGTAGCTAACAAGCAGAATAGCATCTTTCGAATAACTAGTTACCATTTCTACAGTAAATTATTCTCTGCAGCCCAGCAGAGCCGTCCCCCATGTGGGTGGGAAGCCAAAACAGCATAATAGTAGAAATCATTTTggacagattagaccttcttccacATTATAGAAAAGggctccacagctgtgtactcgatctttctggcatccagtaaatactTCAACTGCGAATATACAGTCTTCTGGTGGTTCTTGTTAGTATAATATTGGTGAGGGACTCTCCCAGAACTTTTCAATTGGTTCTGTGACCCGGATCTTATTAGAAATGGACGCCAACCATCGTTTTCCCAATTTAATGATTGGTGCACCGCCATGTTTTTGCTATAGTTTTGATGTACGTTGTCCACATATGATCCAGGCATGAGTCGGATCTGTGGATAACAGATTGCGAGCATTTTGTATGTGTTCACTGCCATGATAATTGTTCAAATTGCAGTTTAAGTCACAGGGTCTGTACATCCATGTATTGCGCAAGTGGAAAATTCCATTTCACTCCGCCATTTCCCTGCGATTTTACTTTTATTCTTCCATTGATGCATTTTCGATAACAATTACCCCTTTCAGGGTCACAGAAGGGGGCGGAGCCTATGAACCTACACCCTGGACTTATTTCCAGTCAATCACAGTGCAATGATCCCTCGCCAAATCTTGTAGACTCACGTTAGGACATAGTTGACACTGACGATGCAATGGGGTCTCGATGACCTGCTGTTGTGGACGATGGTGGCGTAACTCTGCACCCACACCCACCCGCCGTGCTTGGCCAGGAAACGGTAATACTTAGTAGTGACTTGGCCCTTTACCAGCACTGGCGGAGATAAAAGAATCACACAGATGACAGAGATTagcgtgtttgcgtgtgtgtttgcgcgGGCGTAATGGTCCGCATGTGTCGGCACACTCACGGAGGTGGTGCGCGCAGCGGAGGTGGAAGATGTCACAGCTGTGCACGTGATGGTACAGCGTTTTCTCAATCAGGTCCTGCGGCTCATAACCTGTCAGCTCGGCAACCCTGCAGAGAAATGATTGGAAAAATCGCCATCTTTACGTTTTAACAAGATCTCTGCTATTATTCTGCTACGGCAAATCTGGTTGTAATTATCAGGTGGCACTTGCAAACTAGCCTAATGACGGTCAATTGGAAACGCGCGCACACCTGGAGTCCAGGAAGATGAGTTTCATGTCTAAACTGGCCCGgaacataaacatgttgctgTGCAGTTTGATCTCGGTCACGGCGCTGGGGGGCAGAGAGTGCCCCACCGCCACCAGGCCCACGTTCTGGTAGCAGCCCTCGAAGGGGGCCATGTCCAAGCTGTACTGGCGGATCTTCAGGTAGCCACTGCAGTGGATCACCTGGAATCGGAACACATTACGATTTCGAATCAGTGCTGCTTGAAAAGTGGATATGGTTCGAGATAGACAGAgtatttttttcagggccgatatattatcaAGGAGGATTGTCtaggaggctgataaccgatatttcgagccaatattcattttcagcaaaaaaaaacaaaaaacaatggttttaaaattgttaaaaatacaaattgcaGCTTTTAATTTTGTTGAAATCACTTAAAGCGTGTTTATTGAACTACTTTTGAGATTTGCAaaatgctgatttaaaaaaacaaacaaacacaccaaacatgtttgtattaaaattagcaatgttcgataccaccttttttcagaccaataccagtatgaGACTCAACTCGAGTAGTCAACGACATGATACTAGGTACCAATAATACTCGTACCTCTGATAaataaacaccccccccccccccaaaaaaaaaaaacaaaaacaaaaaaaaacaataacaaataattgtaaagaaagacctatatatcctaTTATAGCAATTATCTTTAAAATtggaattaatggcaatttttatTCTTCTGATTTCTAATTGGTAGTTGCTGATAGTAAAATAGCCACTgtcgcaagtaccgataccttaaaagaAAGCCGGGTATCGGCCTGATACTGATAGGTATCGGTACCCCTCCCGAccatatttaaaattctaacaaaatgtTGAAGGAGCTCCCAGGGTCATTAGTATGTTAAACGAAAACTTAAACAATAG
This genomic interval carries:
- the LOC144010416 gene encoding single-minded homolog 1-like, giving the protein MKEKSKTAARTRREKENSEFYELAKMLPLPSAITSQLDKASIIRLTTSYLKMRIVFPQGLGEAWGHTNRTRPLDNLGRELGSHLLQTLDGFIFVVAPDGKIMYISETASVHLGLSQVELTGNSIYEYVHPADHDEMTAVLTPHQPYHSHFVQEYEVERSFFLRMKCVLAKRNAGLTSGGYKVIHCSGYLKIRQYSLDMAPFEGCYQNVGLVAVGHSLPPSAVTEIKLHSNMFMFRASLDMKLIFLDSRVAELTGYEPQDLIEKTLYHHVHSCDIFHLRCAHHLLLVKGQVTTKYYRFLAKHGGWVWVQSYATIVHNSRSSRPHCIVSVNYVLTDTEYKGMQLSLDQMSPTKPAFPYAESLNEDRKSTKSRLTQSKAKARVSPYPQQFAAFNPERSESDQESQWGGSPLTEAASPQLLDPSEAAEASCAYRLYPDSGSLCYGLGLLEEDLAHAQTRPHAAACDRVRCQSGRYFLGAPQSGREVWWDATRSVLALPKPSAESSEGYEITSYHAAFHGRGHWDEDSIMSSPDGGGSTSDSGERYHGDQFQASPREPSKMETLIRATQQMIKEEESRLQQHKPPLDVSKTHSPCFNSSLPHHLQLSMPSVVCRGPGAPSIDLPSERLHHRVKVPGPLDNDENTTSPGSLSRLSSPSSDVIPRSGLTLTKDYMQTDLSPHQSQPQGSPLVYPSQERQPLDRQAAYALTGYSLEHLYDPESLRSYSGLACGGVQYDVASHMRMQAEQMQGHKATSVIITNGS